A genomic window from Periophthalmus magnuspinnatus isolate fPerMag1 chromosome 16, fPerMag1.2.pri, whole genome shotgun sequence includes:
- the LOC117383494 gene encoding methyltransferase-like protein 27 yields the protein MPHGSRSLQDARDAFKACKNPQHYNQWAETYNTDHDMMDYMAPAHTAQTLMKHVRHSPDQSLVLDVACGSGLVAKMLSSLGFRHFVGVDGSAAMLEEARKTTLYQNVLLVLLGTQALPVDAEQFDVVTIVGALYPGFVPVKVVRELCHAAKPGGLVVLTRGNYQRPDHFSYTQDLHSELRSMEQEGLWKCLELRQVEHYLSDPHQPQGVIQGSVYIYQKC from the exons ATGCCCCATGGCTCCAGGTCCCTCCAAGACGCCCGCGATGCCTTCAAAGCCTGTAAGAATCCACAGCACTACAACCAGTGGGCCGAAACGTACAACACG GACCACGACATGATGGACTACATGGCTCCAGCGCACACCGCACAGACCCTGATGAAGCACGTCCGTCACAGTCCAGACCAGAGCCTAGTCCTGGACGTGGCCTGTGGTTCAGGACTAGTGGCCAAAATG TTGTCCTCTCTGGGCTTCCGTCACTTCGTGGGGGTGGATGGGAGCGCTGCAATGTTGGAAGAGGCTCGGAAAACCACCTTGTACCAGAATGTTTTACTGGTTCTGCTGGGGACTCAAGCTCTGCCTGTGGACGCTG AGCAGTTTGACGTGGTGACCATCGTTGGGGCTTTGTATCCAGGATTTGTACCAGTGAAAGTGGTACGAGAACTGTGCCATGCAGCCAAACCAG GAGGGTTGGTGGTGCTGACCAGAGGAAACTACCAGAGGCCGGATCACTTCTCGTACACCCAGGACCTGCACTCGGAGCTGAGGAGCATGGAGCAGGAGGGGCTATGGAAGTGTCTGGAGCTCAGGCAGGTGGAGCACTACTTATCCGACCCCCATCAGCCACAAGGGGTCATCCAGGGATCCGTCTACATCTACCAGAAATGCTGA